A single window of Candidatus Methylomirabilota bacterium DNA harbors:
- a CDS encoding ABC transporter substrate-binding protein, whose translation LVKEMVPKATRIAVLSTAEPHVREQVAVAEQTARALGVRLVVVEAKEGHYDRAFATMVEQRAEALFVAASSILNQDRRQIIELAARHRIPAIYEWRETVDEGGLMSYGGLWRALFRRVAEFVDRTLKGANPADLPVEQWSTFELAVNLRTAKALGLRVPPAILARADYVVE comes from the coding sequence GCTGGTCAAGGAGATGGTGCCGAAGGCCACGCGGATCGCGGTGCTGTCCACCGCGGAGCCGCATGTCCGAGAGCAGGTCGCGGTGGCCGAGCAGACGGCTCGCGCGCTCGGGGTCCGGCTGGTCGTGGTCGAGGCCAAGGAGGGCCACTACGACCGCGCCTTCGCCACGATGGTGGAGCAGCGCGCCGAGGCGCTGTTCGTCGCCGCCAGCTCGATCCTCAATCAGGACCGGCGCCAGATCATCGAGCTGGCCGCGCGCCACCGGATTCCCGCGATCTACGAGTGGCGGGAAACGGTCGACGAAGGCGGGCTGATGTCGTACGGCGGGCTCTGGCGCGCCTTGTTCCGGCGGGTGGCCGAGTTCGTCGACCGGACCCTCAAGGGCGCGAACCCGGCCGATCTCCCGGTCGAGCAGTGGAGCACCTTCGAGCTGGCCGTGAACCTCCGGACCGCGAAGGCGCTCGGACTCCGGGTCCCGCCGGCGATCCTCGCCCGCGCCGACTACGTCGTCGAATGA
- a CDS encoding tripartite tricarboxylate transporter TctB family protein codes for MSEAPTRGRSTDAKVVGGALVLLGVFALAEARRLHALRTQMVAGAVVGDDTFPMIVGLALLLLGATALVARLPSVKVTFPEGIPRARMLWGMGILVAYWIVMPHLGYTGGTALVSTGLYRTLGGYRWPVSVLQGAISTGLLYLFFRVWLLEPLPTGWLGF; via the coding sequence ATGAGCGAGGCGCCGACCCGGGGTCGCTCGACGGATGCAAAGGTCGTGGGTGGCGCCCTCGTCCTGCTCGGCGTGTTCGCCCTCGCGGAGGCCCGCCGGCTCCATGCCCTTCGGACCCAGATGGTCGCGGGCGCCGTGGTCGGCGACGATACCTTTCCCATGATCGTCGGGCTCGCCTTGCTCCTGCTGGGAGCGACCGCGCTCGTGGCCCGGCTCCCGTCGGTGAAGGTGACCTTCCCGGAGGGAATCCCGCGGGCCCGGATGCTCTGGGGGATGGGCATCCTCGTCGCCTACTGGATCGTCATGCCCCATCTCGGCTACACGGGAGGCACGGCCCTCGTCTCGACCGGGCTCTACCGGACGCTGGGTGGCTACCGCTGGCCCGTCTCGGTCCTGCAGGGAGCCATCTCCACGGGCCTGCTCTACCTCTTCTTCCGCGTGTGGCTCCTCGAGCCCCTTCCCACCGGCTGGCTCGGGTTCTGA